The Agrococcus sp. SGAir0287 DNA window CGCGATCCGGACCACCGCCGCGGACGACGCCGCCGTGGTCGGATCGCTGGAGCACGATCGCCTGATCGATGCGGCTGCCGAGCGCGCGGACGATGCTCGCGAACCTGGCCTGCTGGCCGTCTTCGTCGGGATCCGATCCGAACGCCTCGCCTCCTGGCATGAAGCGATCCGAGTCCCACCCTCGATGACGGACGATGAACGCGTACTGCGCCATGTGCACCTCCTGGTCATCGTGGAGACGCACGAGCGGCTCCGCATTCGACACGGCTCGCCCGACGCCGATCGTCGCGCCGACGACGAGCAGCAGCGTACGCGCGCGATCCGCGGTCCGTCGCGCGAGAGGTCGGATCCGACACGCCCGAGGGGTGCGCGCGGAGGTTGCATCCGGCGCAGGATCTCGGCATCGTGGCGTGCTCGCGATCCGAGAGGAGCATCCATGCTCACCCTGACCGAGACCGCCCAGACCGTCATCACCGGCATCGTCGGCCAGTCCGACGTCGCCGACACCGGAGGCCTGCGCATCAGCGCCGCCGGTGGCGACCAGCTGAACGTCGGCGTCGCACCCGCCCCGAGCGAGGGCGACCAGGTGCTCGACGCATCCGGCGCGCGCGTCTTCCTCGACGACGTCGCCACGACGCAGCTGGCGGACAAGGTGCTCGACGCCGCGCCCGACGACCAGGGCCGCGTCACCTTCACCATCGCGCAGCAGGGCTGACGCGATCCACGCCTGCGGGGCGCCGACCATCCGGTCGGCGCCCCGTTCGCGTGCGCGGTGGACACGGATGCGCGACCCCTGTCGCGCGATCGCTCGACGCGACAGCATGGGGGCATGCTCACGATCCCCACCGTGCCGCTCGCCGACGGCACCGCCTTCCCCGAGCTCGGCCTCGGCACCTACAAGCTCGACGGCGAGGAGGGCGTCGCCGCGATCCGTTCGGCGCTCGACGTCGGCTACCGGCTGCTCGACACCGCCGTGAACTACGGCAACGAGGAGGAGGTGGGGCGTGCGATCCGCGACGGCGGCGTGCCGCGCGACGCGATCCTCGTCACGTCGAAGGTGCCCGGCCGCGACCACGGCACCGACGAGACGCGCCGCAGCGTCGACGGCTCGCTCGAGCGGCTCGGCCTCGACCGCATCGACCTGCACCTCATCCACTGGCCGAACCCGTCGGTCGACCGCTACGTCGAGACCTTCGCCACCCTCGTCGCGCTGCGCGACGAGGGCGTCATCGGCTCGGTGGGCGTGTCGAACTTCACCGAGGAGATGCTCGTGCGCGTCGCCGACGCGACCGGCGTGATGCCCGCGGTGAACCAGGTCGAGCTGCACCCCTACTTCCCGCAGGCGAACCTGCGCGCGTTCCACGCCGAGCACGGCATCCGCACCGAGTCGTGGAGCCCGCTCGCGCGACGCAGCGAGCTGCTCACCGAGCGCATCGTCGTCGACGTCGCGGCGACGCACGGCGTGACGCCGACGCAGGCCGTGCTGCGCTGGCACACGCAGCTCGGCTCGACGCCGATCCCGAAGTCGTCGAGCGCCGAGCGGCAGCGCGAGAACGCCGACGTGTTCGGCTTCACGCTCGACGACGCCGAGCTGCGCGCCATCTCGTCGCTCGCGCGCGGCCGCCTCTGGGATGGCGACCCGGAGCGGCACGAGGAGATGTGATGGCGCTCGTGCAGGTGGCGCAACGCGCCGAGGATCTCGCCCGGGCGACCGCGTGGTACTCGGCCGTGCTGGGTGGCGGCCCGGTCGCCACGTACGATCCGCCGGGCTTGGTCTTCTTCGACCTCGGAGGCGTGCGCCTCCTCCTCGAGCACGGCGCGCCCTCCGCGCTCGTGTACCTCGGCGTCGACGACGTGGATGCCGCGCTCACGCGGGCGATCGCCGCCGGCGGCGCGGAGCACACGGCACCGCATGTCATCTTCTCCCACGCCGACG harbors:
- a CDS encoding VOC family protein: MALVQVAQRAEDLARATAWYSAVLGGGPVATYDPPGLVFFDLGGVRLLLEHGAPSALVYLGVDDVDAALTRAIAAGGAEHTAPHVIFSHADATLGPAGTDEWQAFVRDTEGNLVGLVEQRVAAVAREASG
- a CDS encoding aldo/keto reductase — its product is MLTIPTVPLADGTAFPELGLGTYKLDGEEGVAAIRSALDVGYRLLDTAVNYGNEEEVGRAIRDGGVPRDAILVTSKVPGRDHGTDETRRSVDGSLERLGLDRIDLHLIHWPNPSVDRYVETFATLVALRDEGVIGSVGVSNFTEEMLVRVADATGVMPAVNQVELHPYFPQANLRAFHAEHGIRTESWSPLARRSELLTERIVVDVAATHGVTPTQAVLRWHTQLGSTPIPKSSSAERQRENADVFGFTLDDAELRAISSLARGRLWDGDPERHEEM
- a CDS encoding YciI family protein, yielding MAQYAFIVRHRGWDSDRFMPGGEAFGSDPDEDGQQARFASIVRALGSRIDQAIVLQRSDHGGVVRGGGPDREGEAVFTDGASIELTEHVAGIYLIDAADDRAAAAIAASVPVAGGSVEWRRVFPLD
- a CDS encoding Fe-S cluster assembly protein HesB — protein: MLTLTETAQTVITGIVGQSDVADTGGLRISAAGGDQLNVGVAPAPSEGDQVLDASGARVFLDDVATTQLADKVLDAAPDDQGRVTFTIAQQG